The Kitasatospora albolonga nucleotide sequence GAGCGCGGCGGTCGGCAGGGCGTAGGAGTCCAGGGTGCGGACGCGGTAGGTGCCGGGGGTCGGTTTGGGGGTGGGGGCGAGCGTCATCCGGGCCGCCTCCGCCGTGTCGGGGACCTCGGGGACGCAGGCGGGGCAGAGCGGTTCGGGGAGCAGCGGGAAGGTGGCCGTGGCGAGGGTGACCAGGTCGACCCGGGTGACCTGGGGCAGCGCCCGGTCGGCGGGGGTGGCGTCGGGGTCGGTGACCCGGGTGGCCGCGTCCCGGGTGACCGGCTCCGTGTCCGGGTGGCCCCGGTGGCCGGTCAGCACCGCGCTGTACGCGGCCCAGACCGCGTCCACCGCGTACGCGGTCAGCACCGGCCAGCGTACGGCGCCCCGCGGCTCGTACCCCAGCTCCAGTGCCTCCCGCTCCGACCGGCTCCGCAGCCGCTGCCACCGCATCGCCAGGCACTGCCCGCACGCGGCGTCCCGGGGCCCGCCGCCCCAGGGGCCGATCAGCACGGCCCGGGAGGTGAGCTGGACGTTGGCGGCCGGGCGGGTGTCGGCGTACGGGTCCCGGTGGCCGAAGCCGAGGGTGTCGGCCGCCCCGAGCGGCACGACGTACGGCGCGGGCGGACCGCCGCCACGGGCCCGGGCGTGGCGGGCGGTCAGGGCCGACTGGAGCCGGACGCGTGCCAGGTCCAGCGGGGTCGCGGCGGTCGCCTCCGTCATGACTTGTCGCTCCAGCGGAAGGTCTTCAGCGCCAGCGCGCCGAGGACGAGGGCGAATCCGGCGAGCACCGCGCAGGCGACGCCGATGTCCGACAGGGGGCCGCCGCCGGTCAGCGCGCCGGAGACCCCGTCGTTGAGGTAGCGCAGCGGCAGGACGCGGGAGAGGTCCTGCATCCAGCCGGGCATGGCGTCGAGCGGGAAGAACGAGCCGGAGAGGAACGCCATGGGGATCATCAGGCAGTTGGCGACGGCGGCGACCGCCTCGGGCGTCTTGGCGTAGCTGCCGACGATGACGCCGAGCGCGAGGAACGCGGTGATGCCGAGAACCAGCACCGGAATGACGAGCGGCCAGCGGCCGTCCACCTGGAGCCCGAAGGAGGGGAGCATCGCCACGGCCACGAACAGCGCCGTCTGGACGGCCCCGATGCCGAGCCCCAGGACATAGCGCGAGGCGAGCACGGCGGAGACGGGGGTGGGCGTCATCCGGATCAGCCGGAGGATGTCGTCGCGCCGCCACTGCATGAGGACGAACCCGACGCCGAAGACGGCGGCGTTGCCGACGCCCCAGGACAGGACGCCGGGCGCAATGTAGTTGATGTAGGGCTTGCCGCTCTGCTCGACGGTCTGGCCGTGGAAGATCAGCCCGAACACGACGAGGAAGATCAGCGGGAAGGCGAAGGTGAAGAACAGGGTGGTGCGGTCGCGGGTGTAGGCCCGGTAGCCGGCCTGGCTCAGCGCGGTGTAGGCGCTCATGGGGGTGTCTCCGTATCGGTGGTTCACGAGGGGGCGTCAGCGGGTTCGCGGGGGTACCGGCGGGGCGGGAGGGCTACGCCGGGGGCCGGGCCCCGGCCTCCGGCGGCTGCTCCGGCGTTCCGGCGGCGGTCAGCGTCAGGTAGACGTCCTCCAGGCTCGCCGTCCTGGTCTGTACGCCCTGGAGCCCCGCGATCCCGTCGACGGCCGCGAGCACCGGGCCCGAGGTGAGGGTTTCCAGGACGACCGAGCCACCCTCCTCGGTGACCCGGTCCACGCCCGGGATCGCGCGGGCCCGCTCCACGCTGAGCCGGTCCGCCGGAACCAGCAGCCGGGTGGTGGGGCTGGAGGCGGCGATGAGCCGGCCGGGGCTGTCGAGCGCGGCCACCTTGCCCGCGACCATGATCGCGACCCGGTCGCAGAGCGCCTCGGCCTCGTCCAGGTGGTGGGTGGTGTAGACGATGGTGCGGCCCGCGCCCTTGAGGTCCCGGAGCACCTGCCAGAGCGAGCGGCGGGCCTGCGGGTCGAGGGCGGCGGTCGGCTCGTCCAGGAAGATCAGCTCGGGGTCGTGGACGAGGGCGGAGGCGATGGCGAGCCGCTGCCGCTGTCCGCCGGAGAGGTCGTCGACCCGGGTGTTCCCCTGCTCGGTGAGGCCGACGGAGGCGAGGGCCCGTTCGGCGGCGGCCGCGTCGCACCGGTAGAGGGCGGCCATGGTGGCCAGGTGCTCGCGGGCGGTCAGCCGGACGAAGAACGACGAGGTCTGGGTCTGCACGCCGAGCCGGGGCAGCAGGGCGGTGTTGCGGGGCCAGGGGCTCTCGCCCAGGACCGTGACCGTCCCGGAGTCGGCGCGCCGCTGGCCCTCCATGATCTCGACGAGGGTGGTCTTGCCCGCCCCGTTGGGGCCGAGCAGCCCGAAGAACTCGCCGCGTTCGACGGTCAGGGAGACCCCGTCGACGGCCCGGGTGGTGCCGTACGTCTTGTGGACGCCGCTCAGCGCGACGGCGGCGGACCCTGCGGGTTCCGCCGGGGGGTCGTGCGGGGTCCGGGGGGCGGTGGACGTCATGGAACTCTCTCCTTGGACGGAACAGCGCGGCCTGGGAAGCGATCAGGCCGTCAGCAGATGATGGACGCCCGCGGCGACCGCCGCGACCGCAGCGACGAGAACCAGCACCGTGCCCAACGCGTAGCCGCGATAGGCGATTCGGGCCCGACGGGGGTACGTGGCTGCTTCCGGGGAGCGGCGCAGGGCGAGCCGCAGGTAGGCGCCGGTGGAGGCGGCGAGGCCGGTGGCCCCGGCCAGCTCGCTCGCGATCCTGTAGCCGTCGAGCGGCGGCAGCGGTACGAGCATCGCGAACGCCTGGACGCTGCCGAGGAGCAGCAGCGCGGAAATCGCCTCGTGCGTGGCGTCGTCGAGCGGGGCGAGGAGCCAGAGCGCGCAGAACGGGAGCAGGAAGAGGAGGTTCATCACGGCGCCCGCCGCGGCGGTGGCGATGCGGGGCCGACGACCGCCCAGATACGGGTAGTTGTCGACCGTGCAGTACATGATGACGGCCGGGAGCCGCCAGCGCAGCCCGATCTCCGCGACCCGGCCGCCGTAGTGCCGGGCCACCACTCCGTGGGCCAGTTCGTGGAGGGCGGTGCTCACCCAGAGCAGGATCGCGATGCCGGTCAGCAGGACGGGGTTGGTAAACAACTCCCGTACAGCGATGAGCAGTTCGCCGGAATGGGCGATGACGAGCGCCTCCATGGCCACCAACAGCACCAGCAGCGGCACCGTCGCCCAGGGCGTGAGCAGGAAGCCGAAGACCCGGTGGAGGCGGGCGGTGGTGGCGTCGGCGTCGGCGACCAGGGGGAGGGTGCCGCGCAGGAGGGTGCGCGGAGCGGGCGGTACGGCCGGTGCGGGCCGTTCGGGTGCTCCGGCCAGGAGCCCCTTCGCCCCCAGGGCGGCCAGGAGCTGCCGCCAGTGGGCGTCGCCCAGGCGCCGCCCGTACTCCCCCGCGTACTCCTCACCGATCTCCGCGAGGCTCCGCTCGCCGTCCATGCGGGCGATCAGGAAGTGTTCCTTGGGCCCGACCTTGAAGGAGTTGCCGCTCCCGGTGTCCTTGACCAGGTGGACGGTGGCGGCTCCGTCGAGCAGCGGGCCGCTGAGCAGGACACCGGGGCGCAGTCCGGGGCGGTGGGCGGCGAACCCGGCGGCAGCCCCGGGCGTTCCGGTTGCCCCGGACGTGCTCATGCGGACTCCTTGAGGACCCGGCCCAGAACATGGCTGAGATACGCCTCGTCCCGGATCGTCACGTGCAGCCGATTGTTGGTCATGTGCATGTACGGGGAGAGCAGCAGCGGGAGCGCGGTCTCCGGGTCGGTGATCCGCTCGTCCCGCTCACCGTCCCAGGACCGGAAGACCAGGTCCCCGTCGACGGCCAGCTTCCGCGCCCGGTCCCGGAGTTCGGCGCAGTGCTCGGCCCACCCGGCCAGCGAGCCGGGCAGCGAACGGGGGCTCCCGGGCGGGGCGGTGGCGGCCCGGACGCGGGCGAACCGGTCCCGCAGCCCGTCTGCCGTGCGGGCGTAGTTGCGGTCGTACTCGTCGGTGCCGATGAAGCCGGTGCCGGGGAAGGCGCGGTGCCAGAACGCGTAGTAGCTGTCCAGGTACCGGGTCAGTTCGTCGCGCTCCGGGAGGAACGTCGAGGCGATCACCATCATCAGCTGGGCCGAGGTGCCGAGCAGGACCGTGCGCAGATGGAGGTTCTTGGTGGCGAGCGCGTCGATGACCAGGTTGCTGGAGTGGCGGAAGTGCCACTCGGCCAGCTCGATCCCGGCCGGGCCGCCGTACTTCCCGAACTCCGGCTCGTAGGGCTCGCGGTGGCGGGAGTTGTTGGGGCGCAGGTTCATCCGGCCCCGGTCGTCGGTGTAGTGGCCGCGCTCGCCGCCGGGGAACTCGATGTCGAAGAGGGCGTTGTAGAAGTCGTTGAGGAACCCGGAGTCGACCTCGTACAGCGCGGGGCGCTCCGCGAGGAAGGCGTCCACGGCCTGTTCGGTGCGGCGGGCCACCTCGGCCTCGGCGCCGGGCGACGACGGCTTGAGGCGCAGGCGTACGTGGGGGCCCTCCAGCCAGTAGTTGATGAAGAAGTACCCAGCGAGCAGCCCGTCCGCCTCCAGCTCCGCGACCAGCGGGCGGACGCAGCGCAGGAGGAAGGGGCGGGGGTTGGCGGCGTAGAAGACATGGGTGGCCTGCCAGGCGCCTGTGGTGCTCTCGGGCGTGGTGGCGGGTGCGGTGGGGGGTGTCACGGGGTCCTCCTGCGGGCGGGTACGGCCGTCTCCACGGCCAGTTCGGCGACATGGCGGCCGTGGCCGGAGACGGTGTGCAGGGCGTCCTCGTCGGGGAGCGCCTCGCGGAACACCACCCGGGCCTCCGGGGTCCTGACCAGGGCCTCGAAGGCCGCCAGGGAGAGCGGGCTGTCGAAGTCCAGGTACTGCGGCTTGGCCCCGGTCGCGCCCCGGGCCCCGGTGTCGGAGACGGTGGCGAAAACCCGGTCGGGCAGGCCGTGTTCACGCCGGAAGGCGTGCCAGTCCAGGAACCAGCCGTCCTCCGGCACCCCGGCCCGGTGCAGCGGCAGGGCGGTGGCGGGGGCGCTCCAGCTGCGTCGGCCGAGGACCAGCGAGCCGTGCCGGACCCGGGGCCGGGTAGTGACCCCGCCCGCGTCCGGCGCGCCTTCGGGGACCCCGCCCCAGACGTTGAGCGGGGCCATGGAGGTCGGGGAGAGGAGGAGCAGGGTGCGGGGCAGTTCGGGGAGGGCGAGGGGGACCAGGTAGCCGAGGTAGACGGGGATCACCTCGCGGCCCAGCCGGGCCGAGCGCAGGACCAGCCGGCCGCCCCCGGGGTCGTGGACCAGGAAGAGGTCGTCCAGGGTGATCCTGAACTCGGCTGCCAGGGTGCCGCGTTCACCCGGGCAGACGATCTCGTACGGGACGAGCCTGCCGTGCAGGTTGAGGTTGCTGGTGACCGGGCCGCCGGTGACCTCGGCCAGGACGGCCCCCTCGGGCACCAGGGTCTCCGCGTCGGCCAGGAGCCGTTCGTCGAGCCCGTCGAAGAGCTGGGTGAACCGGCTGAAGGGGAACGAGACGCCGCCGTAGGACCGGTTGAGGACCACGAGCGGGTCGCCGGGGCGGTCGGCGATCTGGAGGTGGTGGCTCATCGGCGCGAAGTCCGGCGCCAGTCCGTCCAGTTGCCCGGCGACCTCGGCCAGGAAGCCGTCGTCCACCCGCACTTCGGCCGCCTCCGGCCCGGCCGCCTCCCACAGGGCGGTCATCCGGGCGGTGAAGGTGCGCCGGGCGGCGTCGAGGGCGCGCAGCCGGTCCAGGCCCAGCCAGTTGACCTCGGGGACGTAGGTGCCGTCGGCGTCGTACGGGGTGCGGGCGGCGGTGAACGTCATGTACTGGTCGAAGAAGTCCTCGTGGAAGTCGTGGACCAGCTTCAGGAGGTCGTCGCACCGGCCCCCGCGCCCGTACCGCGCGAGGAAGAACCCTTCGAAGGTGATCCGCTGCGGCAGGGTGAGGTCGAAGGCGGGCAGCACCCGCTCGACGGCGGCCAGCGGCCCGGCGGCCAGCGCCGCCCAGGCGGCGGGGTCCAGCTCGGTCCGCACCCGTACGGCGGCACCGACCGGAGCGCCCGCGCCACCCGCACCGCCCGGAGGCGCCACGGGGTCCGAAGCCCTCTCGCCGTCCGGGCCTCCTGGAGCGCCAGGCGCGTCCGAAACCCTGGCGCCGTCCGAAGCCCCCGTCGGTCCGACCCTGCCGGTCGGCCCCCGGCCGCCCGCCGCCACGTCCTCGTACAGCAGCGTCTGCGGCACCTTCGCCCGCTCCGCCCCCAACTCCTCCTCCTGCACCGCCCGGAGCTGGGCCCGCAGGGTGTCCAGCAGGACGCGCCGCTCCTCCGGCGAGGCGTCCGCGAACCGTTCGACGCACCGGGCGGGGCCCTCCAGCCGGTCCGCGAGCCGGTCGGCCCAGGCGCGCTCCAGGCCCCTCAGGGCCCCCTGGAACGCGCGCAGCGGGTCGGTGTCGTGCACCTCGGTCCGCAGACACGGCACCTGGACCATGCCCACGTCCAGCAGCGCCCCGAGGTACTGCTCGCACTCCTCGCGGGCGGCCCCCCGGTCGCGGCCCAGCCACTCCACCAGCTCCCCGTACCGCGGCACGCTCCCCCGCCGCTCCTCGAAGAGGGCGAGCAGCCGGTCCAGGGTGCCGCTGCGGCGCAGGAAGAACAGCCGGTCCTTCACCGCGTCGAACGTGACGGCCGTGTCGTCGTCGCCCGCCGTCACCCACCGCCGCACATACCGCACCCGGTCGTCGTCGCGGCCCCACCCGGAGGCGGGGGCGACCGGCAGATCGGCGCGGCGGGCCGGGTCGGCGATCACGGCGTCCGCGAGGCGGCCCAGCGCGACGACGTTGAGCCGGGCCTGCGTCCGCCACTCCTCGTCCACCCGCAGCCGCAACCCGTCGGTGCCGGTGAGCGAGCCGAGCGCCACCCCCGTGAAGGTGGAGAAGGGGCTCGTCTTGCACGCGGTCCGGTACACGTAACTCAGCAGCGAGCGCTCGATCTTGCGCTCCTTCTTGCCGGGCCGGGCGCCGTCCGCCGGGGCCGTCCGCCGGTACGTGTCGAGCTGGGCGTCCAGGGCCGGGGAGGCGAGCAGCAGGGCCCGGCGCAGCCGCTCGTGGCCGGCGAGCTCGCGCAGCGCCGCGCGGCCGCGGGCGGTCTCGGCGGCCAGCAGTGCGGCCCCCGCCGCGCGCCGCTCGTCGAGGGCGCGGCGGCCGGTCAGCCAGTCGGTGAGGGTGGCGGCCGCGGCGGGGTCCAGGGCGCGGACCCGGGAGAGCAGGGCGTCGGCCGTATCGGCGGCGGGCAGACGGTCGTTGAAGACGTCCCGGCGCAGCTTGAGCAGGGCGCGGCGGAGCGGCTCGTCGTCGCTGCCGCCGATCAGACCGTGCAGCCGGTCCCCGGCCTTCTCGGCGAGCAGCGCCAACTGGGCTTTCTCGTCCAGGACTTCATCGGCCCAGCGGCGCCCTGCCGGGGCGCGCAGCCGCCGCACGCTCTCGACCGGCAGCCCGGCGACCCGGACCATGAAGGCGGGCCGGAGACCCGAGTGGTCGACGGGCAGGGCTCCCGAGGGGTTCATCGCGAAACTCATGTCCGGTCCCCCCGCTCAGGCGATCTCGTAGCGGAAGTCGGCCGGTGCGGGCCGTTCGTTGCCGATCATCATGATGAGCAGCGGCGCCTCACCCGTCCCGTCGAGTCCCAGCTCCTCGATGTAGGAGATGTTGTCGAAGCCGAGGGCCACCCCGCAGCCCAGGTCGACGGCGGACGCGGCGGTGTACAGGGACTGGGCGACGGCCCCGACGGTGGCGTTGACCAGGCGGTATCCCCGGTCCCCGACCGCGTCCAGCACGGCGGTGGTGCGGACGGTCGGCACCAGGACGGCCCCGGCCTGCTCCAGGTTGTAGTTGGCGAGGAAGTAGTTGCGCTGGAGGAACTCCCCCGGCCGCCCCTCCTTCACCCGCCGCAGGCTGCGCCGCTCGGGGTCGTACGCGTACGACCCCGGCGCCACCCCCTCCACATGGCTGACGAAGGCGTACAGCTTCGCCAGCCGTACGTCACCGGTGTCCCCGCCGAGCCGCGATCCGGCCACCGCCGCGGCGAGGCAGGCCGCCAGCTGCGGCCGGGTCACCGGCAGCCGGGCCTCGAAGCGGCCGAAGCTGGAGCGGCGGTCGCGCAGCGCGGTGCGGACGTCGGTCTCCAGCGGCCGGGCGGGCGGCAGTCCGACCTCCTCGGCCGCCGGGTCGGCCGGGTGCGCGGCGGCCGGGGCGAGCGCTCCGGGGGCCGGGCGGGCGGTGGCGTCGGCTGAGGTGGCGGCCTGCATCCGCAGGAGCGCGTCGAAGGCGAGGACGGTACGGGAGCGCTCGGCGTCCTTGCGGCGCACGGAGACCGACGCGGCGCACCCCTGGCCCGAACTCCCGTGGTATCCGGCCCACTTCAACGGCACGACCGCGAAGATCCCCTCCTCCTCCGGGTCCACCCCCAGCAGCTCCGCGAGCCGCGCCTCGTCGAACCAGAGCGCGGGCTCGACGGCCAGCCCCCGGGCCGCCGCCCACATCCGCCAGGTCTGGACGCAGGCGCCGAGGTCCATGGAGACGGCGTGGAAGGAGAAGCTGTTGTACTTGAAGGCGTTCTGCCAGTACTTGATGGAGAGCACCAGATACTGGTCCGTCTCCGGCCCCGGCGCCCCCTCCCCCAGCGCGGCGCGCACCCGGCCGGTCACATCGCCGGTCAGCAGCCGCTGCATGGTGTGGTGGCGGGTGGAGTAGTAGTGCACCCCGGGCGGTACGGGGCCGCTCGGCCCGGAGACCCAGTGGACGGCGACCGGGTAGAGCCCGCCGCCGGAGGCCGAGCCGCGCGACCAGTTGGCCAGCGGGTAGAAGGGCAGGGCGCTCAGGTCGGTGTTGGCCTGGACACCCAGACGGCGGCCGGTGAGCCCGTAGGAGTCGCGGAGCATCCCGGAGAGGGTCACGAGGTCGAACTCGCCTTCTTCCGGCGCCCCTTCGGCGCACAGGCCCCGGTCGAGCGTGGCGTCGGCGGGATAGGGGGCGTCGGGCAGCGGGAAGCTGTCGGCGCCCGGGTAGAACTTGGCCTTGCGGGGCCCGTCCTGCCAGTTCGGTACGTAGTCGGCGGGGTCCATCGGGACCCGGCCGCGGTGCATGATCGCGTCGGCGTATTCATGGGCGTATCCCATGGCGGGCTCCTTGGTCACGGCAGGGGCGGAAGGGCGGCCGGGGGGCGGTCAGGGGAACGGGTGCGGGGCCGGGTTGAGGTCGGCGTCGGTGAGGTCCGCCGTCCGCAGCCCCGCCTCGCGCAGCGCGGTCCGCAGCCGGGGCATCCGCAGGGCGCGCTGCCGGCTCCAGCCGAAGTCGATGGGCAGCAGACCGGGGACGAGGACGCTCACCGTGGTCAGCCCCAGGGCCCGCTGCTCGGGCATGGTCTGGTCGACCACGACCACGTCGAACCCGGCGGCCGTGACGGCGTCCACACACCGCCCGAGGTCCTCGCGCAGATCGCCGGAGACCGGGAGGACCGGCCGGGCCCCGGGCCCGTCCCCGTACAACTCCTCGAAGGAGAGAGGCGGTTGGCGTACGGAGCCGGGGGCGCCGAGCAGGAAGTCCGCGTGGTCGCCCATCTCCGGGATGCCGTAGGCGAGGGGGTGGTCATGGAGGGCGGCCACCTGGTCGAAGTCGTCCGCCATCGCCCGCAGCCGCTCCTCGTCGCGCTCGGTGCGGCCCTGGAGGTTGACGGCGTCGGTGGCGATCTCGCAGAGCGCCCCGGCCAGGGCCGCCTCGGGGTCGAGTCCGGCGCCCGCGCCGAAGCACATCCGGCCGAGACCGCCGTCGGGGCGGACGGCGACCCCGGTGACGACGGGGATGGGGAAGGTGATCCGGGTGTCGAAGAACCGGGCCTCGTACCCGTACATCTCCAGCCGGTCCACCATCTGGCGGGTGGCCGGGCGGCGGCTGGTGCGCGGGTCGATCTCGGGCAGCGCGGCCCGCCCGTACCAGGAGAGCAGGAACGCGTCCCGCTCCACGACCTCCATCAGCCCGAAGTAGACGGCCTCCTCCAACGCCCCGCCCGACGCACAGCCGTTGGAGCTCTCCTGCACGAACCGGTTCTCCAGGCCCGGCGCGTGGTAGTACGTGAGCACCTCCGGCACCAGCACGGTCCGCTCGTCCCGCAGCGACCAGCCCCGCACCCACGGGATCTCCCGGTCCGAAGTGAACGGCAGGACACGGGGGTTGGCGGCGTGGAAGGCATCGGAGTAGAGGCCGACGGTCCGGGGGTCGACCGCCGCCCGGCCGTCCGCCCGCAGGTCGTCCAGGCTCGCCCGCACCTGGGCGTGCTTGGCCCGCGACCGCATCCCCGCATACCGCTCCAGCCCTTCCAGCACTCCGATCCGCACGCTCTCGGCGAAGGTGTCGGCGTGCCCGCCCCAGAACGTCTCGCGCAGATAGGGGCCCGAACGCATCGAGAAGCAGCCGACAGTGGCCGAGGTGGAGGTGGAGGAGACGTCCTGGACGACGGAGGGGCCGAGGGAGCCGCAGACCGGGTTGGCGTACGGCTCGATGGGCAGCTCGTACGTCCCGATGTCCCGGACCCGGAAGCCGCCGGGGCGCAGCTTGGGCGCGGGCTTCAGGGTGATGGTGGCGGCCTCGTCGGTGTCGGGCTCCGGGGTGGCGCAGACCGGGCACTCGGGGTCCGGGACGAGCGGGTAGTGGCGGACGGCCAGGGTCTGAAGGTCGACCAGATGGACGGCGGGGAAGGCCCCGGCCTCCGGGCCGCCGCCGCTCAGCCGGGCGGCGATCAGCCCGGCCACCGCCTCCGCCGCGAAGGGCGTGAGGTACGGGGACGGGCCCGCCGCCCGGGTCCCCGCACCCAGCTCCAGCGCCTCGCGCAGGGGGACCGAACGCACGGCCTGCCAGCGGCGCTCCAGGCAACGCGAGCACGGGAGTCGGGGACCGCTGAGACCTGCGGGGTCCGCTGCCGGGAAGGGGCCGATGACGGCGTGGCGGCCGTAGTAGCGGACCGGGACGGCAGCGTCGGCCGGGACCGCCTCCGCCCTGAACGCGTCCCGTACGCCGAGGGGTTGGACGTCCAGGAGGGGAGTCCCGGCCTCGGCGTGCGGGGCGAGCCCGGCCCGTATCAGCTCGGTGAACAGGGTGGTGGACTCCCCCAGGACGGGCGGGGCGGCCACCGGTGTCTCAACGGGCATCAGGGCCACCCGGGATGAGGGAGTCCACCGTGACCAGCACCCGGGCCGTGGCGATGGAGCCCGCCAGGAGGTCGGCCGGGGTGGTGTCCACGTACAGCGCGTCGCGCCCGGTGGCACGCAGCCGGTCCAGCACCGCGTCGAACGTCGTCTCCGCCCCCTTCACCGGCACCGACTCCCCGCCGACCGCGATCGCCGCCGGGGCGAGGTCCCCCAGCAGCGGGTCACCGAGGTCGACCACCGCCCCCGGGTCCTCGGCGGCCAGCTGGACCTGGCCGAGGAGATCGCGCAGGGCCGAGGCCGCCGCCGTACGCCGGGAGAGCCCGGCCCCGACCGCCCAACGGCCCCGCGCGGAGGCGTCGGACGCCTCGTGGGCCGAACCCCCTTGTGCGGACGGGCTGTTCGCCTCGCGGGCCGAACTTCTAAGCGTGGAAGGGCTGTTCGCCTCGCGGGCCAGGACCACGTGGGCCGAGGTGCGCCCCTCCTCCCCCAGGTCCAGCAGCTCCACCGCGATGTCCAGGTTGGCGGCCGACTTCAGCAGGAACACCAGCTCCGGGTCGTCGCCGTCGGCCGCGACCGGGCTGACCGGGGTGGTGCCCCGCACCGCCCGGACCAGGGCGTCGTGCGCGAGCGCCGAGAGCAGCCCCTGCCCGGCCGCCTCCGCCGCGCTGCCGCCCGCCCCGGAACCGGCCCGGCTCGCCAGCTGCGCCCGGTCCCGGTTGTGCGGGCCGAAGGGGCGCAGGGCCGCCGCCAGAACCCGTACGGGCTCCTTGCTGATCAGCGAGGTCGCCACCGCCCAGGCGGTGGGCTCGGCACCGGTGCCGCCGCCCGTGGTGAGGTCGGCGGGGCCGAGGGTGCGTACGGTCTGGCGCGGACCGTCCTGCCCGGCCTCCGCGAGCGGTACGACGTGCTCGACGTACGCCTCCGCCGCCGCGTACAGCGCCCGCATCCGCGCCCCCGCCAGGTGGTGCACGTCGAACGCGCCGATCCTCCTGCGCACCCCGCCGCCGAGCGCCACCTCCACCCGGCTGAGCTTCAGCGGGGTCTGGGTCAGCTCCTCGTCGTCGTACCGGCTGAAGATCCCGGTGTACGGGCGCACCAGCGCCGTGCTGATCCGGTTCAACTCCTCGACCAGCGCCTCCGCGTCCCGGGCCGTCTCCACGGTCGGGGTGACGGGCAGCGCGAGGGCGTCCGGCAGCGCGGCGGGGGCCGGACCCTGGTCGGCCGTGAGGGCGGCGCAGCGGGTGCAGCGGGGGTGGGGGTGGACCGGTTCGGCCATCACGTCGAGCGATGCGAGGTCCTGGACGAGGAGCTGACCGGCCGTCTCGGCGGGGAGGGCGCCGGTGGTGAGGCGGAAGATCTCGTAGCCGACGAGGTTGCCGACCATCGCCGCGACCGGGCCGGTGAGGGTGTCGCCGGAGACGGGGACGGCTCCGGCCGCCTCGCTCCACAACGTGGCGGCGTTGCCCGCGTCGACGTTGGCGCCGAGGCGCAGGAGCGCGCAGGACCAGCAGCCGGTGGAGGTGGCGGTGGCGAGCGGGCCGACGATCAGGCGGCGGCCGAAGAGCCAGGCGGGGATGAGCGTGACGCCTTCGGGGACCCCGGCGGCCAGCAGGGCGTGGGTCCGCGCCCCGGCCCCGGCGCCGGTGACCACGACGACGTCGTACCCGGCCAGCTCGGGCCAGGCCGCGTCCACTTCGGCTCCGGCGTTGATCGTCTCGATCCGCGCTCCGGCCCTGGCGGCCTCGGCTGTCACGTCGTCGTGGGCGGTGGTGGTGCCGATCCGGGCGCAGCCGTTGCGCACCAGGCTCAGCGCGCACCAGCGGGCGGTCTCGTCGTCACCGAGGACGGCGACGCGGGTGGCACGGTAGCGGGCGAAGCGGGCGGGGGCGCCGTCGGTGTAGTGGTCGACGTAGGCGATCTGGGCGGCGAATCGCTCGGTGATCTCATCCGGGAGGTCGTTGTCCCCGGAGGCCCCCTCGGCTCCGGTGGTGTCCGTGGTGCTTTCGGTGGCCGGGATGCCGCGGGCGAAGCCGCGCGCGTACAGCGTCCTGACCAGTTCGGCGGCCATCGCCCGTTGGGCCGGGCCGAATCCGGCGCACAGTTCGTCCATCCGGTGGTGGCCGGTGAGGTGGGGGACGACGAGGGAGGCGAAGCGGTAGGCGGTGCGGCCGGTGAGGTGGAAGCCGCCGTCGGCGTTGTGGAAGAGCACGCCACCGGGGGTCTCGGTGAACAGGACGTCCCGGCGGATGCGCGGGCGGGTCGCCGCGAGCGCGTCGAAGGCGCTGGTGGGGGCGGGCCCGGCGGGTGCGGTGGGTGCGGACCCGGCGGCGGGTGCGGCGGGTGCGGGGGAGGCGCTCTCGGCCATGGGCTCACACCTTCTCTGTGCGGCGGTCACGGATACGGACGGTTCTTCGCAGATGGGCGCGGAGCAGCTCGTGCACGCGGTACGGACCCGGCGGCCCGTCCTCCAGGAGTCCGGCGTCGGCGAGTTGTTCCAGTACGTCTT carries:
- a CDS encoding lantibiotic dehydratase — encoded protein: MSFAMNPSGALPVDHSGLRPAFMVRVAGLPVESVRRLRAPAGRRWADEVLDEKAQLALLAEKAGDRLHGLIGGSDDEPLRRALLKLRRDVFNDRLPAADTADALLSRVRALDPAAAATLTDWLTGRRALDERRAAGAALLAAETARGRAALRELAGHERLRRALLLASPALDAQLDTYRRTAPADGARPGKKERKIERSLLSYVYRTACKTSPFSTFTGVALGSLTGTDGLRLRVDEEWRTQARLNVVALGRLADAVIADPARRADLPVAPASGWGRDDDRVRYVRRWVTAGDDDTAVTFDAVKDRLFFLRRSGTLDRLLALFEERRGSVPRYGELVEWLGRDRGAAREECEQYLGALLDVGMVQVPCLRTEVHDTDPLRAFQGALRGLERAWADRLADRLEGPARCVERFADASPEERRVLLDTLRAQLRAVQEEELGAERAKVPQTLLYEDVAAGGRGPTGRVGPTGASDGARVSDAPGAPGGPDGERASDPVAPPGGAGGAGAPVGAAVRVRTELDPAAWAALAAGPLAAVERVLPAFDLTLPQRITFEGFFLARYGRGGRCDDLLKLVHDFHEDFFDQYMTFTAARTPYDADGTYVPEVNWLGLDRLRALDAARRTFTARMTALWEAAGPEAAEVRVDDGFLAEVAGQLDGLAPDFAPMSHHLQIADRPGDPLVVLNRSYGGVSFPFSRFTQLFDGLDERLLADAETLVPEGAVLAEVTGGPVTSNLNLHGRLVPYEIVCPGERGTLAAEFRITLDDLFLVHDPGGGRLVLRSARLGREVIPVYLGYLVPLALPELPRTLLLLSPTSMAPLNVWGGVPEGAPDAGGVTTRPRVRHGSLVLGRRSWSAPATALPLHRAGVPEDGWFLDWHAFRREHGLPDRVFATVSDTGARGATGAKPQYLDFDSPLSLAAFEALVRTPEARVVFREALPDEDALHTVSGHGRHVAELAVETAVPARRRTP
- a CDS encoding nitroreductase produces the protein MGYAHEYADAIMHRGRVPMDPADYVPNWQDGPRKAKFYPGADSFPLPDAPYPADATLDRGLCAEGAPEEGEFDLVTLSGMLRDSYGLTGRRLGVQANTDLSALPFYPLANWSRGSASGGGLYPVAVHWVSGPSGPVPPGVHYYSTRHHTMQRLLTGDVTGRVRAALGEGAPGPETDQYLVLSIKYWQNAFKYNSFSFHAVSMDLGACVQTWRMWAAARGLAVEPALWFDEARLAELLGVDPEEEGIFAVVPLKWAGYHGSSGQGCAASVSVRRKDAERSRTVLAFDALLRMQAATSADATARPAPGALAPAAAHPADPAAEEVGLPPARPLETDVRTALRDRRSSFGRFEARLPVTRPQLAACLAAAVAGSRLGGDTGDVRLAKLYAFVSHVEGVAPGSYAYDPERRSLRRVKEGRPGEFLQRNYFLANYNLEQAGAVLVPTVRTTAVLDAVGDRGYRLVNATVGAVAQSLYTAASAVDLGCGVALGFDNISYIEELGLDGTGEAPLLIMMIGNERPAPADFRYEIA
- a CDS encoding bacteriocin biosynthesis protein SagD, which encodes MGESTTLFTELIRAGLAPHAEAGTPLLDVQPLGVRDAFRAEAVPADAAVPVRYYGRHAVIGPFPAADPAGLSGPRLPCSRCLERRWQAVRSVPLREALELGAGTRAAGPSPYLTPFAAEAVAGLIAARLSGGGPEAGAFPAVHLVDLQTLAVRHYPLVPDPECPVCATPEPDTDEAATITLKPAPKLRPGGFRVRDIGTYELPIEPYANPVCGSLGPSVVQDVSSTSTSATVGCFSMRSGPYLRETFWGGHADTFAESVRIGVLEGLERYAGMRSRAKHAQVRASLDDLRADGRAAVDPRTVGLYSDAFHAANPRVLPFTSDREIPWVRGWSLRDERTVLVPEVLTYYHAPGLENRFVQESSNGCASGGALEEAVYFGLMEVVERDAFLLSWYGRAALPEIDPRTSRRPATRQMVDRLEMYGYEARFFDTRITFPIPVVTGVAVRPDGGLGRMCFGAGAGLDPEAALAGALCEIATDAVNLQGRTERDEERLRAMADDFDQVAALHDHPLAYGIPEMGDHADFLLGAPGSVRQPPLSFEELYGDGPGARPVLPVSGDLREDLGRCVDAVTAAGFDVVVVDQTMPEQRALGLTTVSVLVPGLLPIDFGWSRQRALRMPRLRTALREAGLRTADLTDADLNPAPHPFP